A single window of Methanothermobacter marburgensis str. Marburg DNA harbors:
- a CDS encoding EMC3/TMCO1 family protein, whose amino-acid sequence MVLEVVYGALNAVFGPFIAMDPNPQNPILTVFLISAIVAFIITLANKLLVDQERLEELKAEMQEFQQEMMEARKKNDMQALEEIQKKQMEFMDKQREMMTMSFKPMIVTFVPIILVFYWMGQEPHIVKTLVILPQIAYYVLLVPLWHMFYGMPPNAPSYAIGWLGWYILCSFAMSQIFRKFMGLKGGM is encoded by the coding sequence ATGGTTCTTGAAGTCGTATACGGGGCACTGAACGCTGTATTCGGTCCATTCATTGCAATGGACCCGAATCCACAGAACCCCATCCTCACGGTATTCCTGATATCAGCAATAGTGGCCTTTATCATCACACTGGCAAACAAGTTGCTCGTGGACCAGGAAAGGCTCGAAGAACTTAAAGCTGAAATGCAGGAATTCCAGCAGGAGATGATGGAGGCAAGAAAGAAGAATGACATGCAGGCGCTTGAGGAGATCCAGAAAAAACAGATGGAGTTCATGGACAAACAGCGCGAAATGATGACCATGTCATTCAAACCAATGATAGTCACATTCGTGCCCATAATCCTTGTCTTCTACTGGATGGGACAGGAACCACACATAGTCAAGACACTGGTGATATTGCCCCAGATTGCATACTATGTCCTCCTTGTCCCCCTGTGGCATATGTTCTATGGCATGCCACCAAACGCCCCATCCTATGCCATAGGATGGCTTGGCTGGTACATCTTATGCTCCTTTGCAATGTCCCAGATATTCAGAAAGTTCATGGGACTTAAAGGTGGAATGTAA
- a CDS encoding 50S ribosomal protein L34e yields MPELRYRSRSYKRIFKRTPGGRTVIHYRRKKPSKHVCAGCGKPLHGVPRGRPYEIRKLSKSKKRPNRPYGGYYCSSCARKVFKKEARS; encoded by the coding sequence ATGCCAGAGTTAAGATACAGATCCAGATCATATAAGAGAATCTTCAAGAGAACTCCTGGAGGAAGGACGGTTATACATTACCGCAGAAAGAAACCATCAAAGCATGTATGTGCTGGCTGCGGAAAGCCACTCCATGGTGTTCCAAGAGGAAGACCCTACGAGATAAGAAAACTCTCAAAGTCCAAGAAGAGACCCAACAGACCATACGGTGGTTACTACTGTTCAAGCTGCGCACGCAAAGTCTTTAAGAAAGAGGCAAGGTCATAA
- the cmk gene encoding (d)CMP kinase, with translation MIITIGGLAGTGTTTVARILSERTGIPCVSAGDVFRQMAAERKLDILEFSKLAEENPEIDIEIDRRQARLADEHEDLILEGRLSAHFARADLKVLLMAPFDVRAQRISIRESKDLETVKNEIRIREASEAQRYREIHGIDVDDLEVYDIVINTSHFDAEGVAEIILKVTEVI, from the coding sequence ATGATCATAACCATCGGTGGTCTGGCCGGCACTGGCACAACAACCGTTGCCAGGATTCTGTCTGAGAGGACCGGGATACCCTGTGTATCTGCAGGTGATGTGTTCAGGCAGATGGCTGCTGAGAGGAAACTTGACATACTGGAGTTCAGCAAACTCGCAGAGGAGAATCCAGAGATAGACATAGAGATCGACAGGAGACAGGCCAGACTTGCAGATGAACATGAGGACCTCATACTTGAGGGAAGACTCTCTGCACACTTTGCAAGGGCGGATCTGAAGGTTCTGCTGATGGCACCCTTTGATGTGAGGGCACAGCGAATAAGTATCCGGGAATCCAAGGACCTGGAGACGGTCAAGAATGAGATCCGGATACGTGAGGCCAGTGAAGCCCAGAGGTACAGGGAGATTCACGGTATAGATGTGGATGACCTTGAGGTATACGACATTGTGATAAACACCAGCCATTTTGACGCTGAAGGCGTGGCTGAAATCATACTAAAAGTTACCGAGGTGATTTAA
- a CDS encoding 50S ribosomal protein L14e: MAAIEVGRVCVKTAGREAGEKCVILDIIDKNFVEVVGVNVKNRRCNIGHLEPTEKKIEIKSDDVEEIKKELESLE; encoded by the coding sequence ATGGCAGCAATAGAAGTTGGAAGAGTATGTGTGAAAACCGCAGGTAGAGAAGCCGGTGAAAAATGCGTGATACTTGATATCATCGACAAAAACTTCGTTGAAGTTGTGGGTGTCAATGTTAAGAACAGGAGGTGTAACATAGGACACCTTGAACCAACAGAGAAGAAGATAGAGATCAAATCCGATGATGTCGAGGAAATAAAGAAGGAACTTGAATCCCTTGAATAA
- a CDS encoding RNA-guided pseudouridylation complex pseudouridine synthase subunit Cbf5, whose product MAEFIELKESRTDPAYGCPPHERDIETHISHGVVNLDKPSGPTSHQVDAWVRDMLHAEKVGHGGTLDPKVTGVLPLGINRATRVMQLLLEAPKEYVCLMRVHREVDEDRIREVLGEFQGKIFQIPPLKSAVKRELRVRTIYDVNILEIDGQDVLFRIACEAGTYVRKYCHDVGEALGTGAHMAELRRTRVGPFTEEGLVTLHDLKDAYQFWVEDGDERFLRECTLPMEFAVSHLPRAVILDSAVDAVCHGADLARGGIAGLDDNIKKGDTVAVMTLKGELVAVGEALMPSLDIVAADSGLVIETDKVFMKPGTYPRMWRQSL is encoded by the coding sequence ATGGCAGAATTCATAGAGTTAAAGGAGTCACGCACGGACCCTGCATATGGGTGTCCGCCCCACGAGAGGGACATTGAGACCCACATATCACATGGCGTTGTTAACCTTGATAAACCATCTGGCCCCACCTCCCACCAGGTGGATGCATGGGTTCGGGACATGCTCCACGCAGAGAAGGTGGGGCATGGGGGCACACTGGACCCCAAGGTTACAGGTGTTCTGCCCCTGGGCATAAACAGGGCGACAAGGGTCATGCAGCTCCTCCTTGAGGCCCCCAAGGAATACGTATGCCTCATGAGGGTTCACAGGGAGGTGGATGAGGACAGGATAAGGGAGGTACTGGGGGAGTTTCAGGGAAAGATCTTCCAGATACCCCCCCTCAAGTCAGCTGTTAAAAGGGAGCTCCGTGTAAGGACAATCTATGATGTTAATATACTTGAGATTGATGGGCAGGATGTTCTCTTCAGGATAGCCTGTGAGGCAGGGACCTACGTGAGGAAGTACTGCCATGATGTAGGTGAGGCCCTTGGTACAGGGGCCCATATGGCTGAACTCAGACGGACACGTGTGGGTCCCTTCACAGAGGAGGGGCTGGTAACACTCCACGACCTCAAGGACGCCTACCAGTTCTGGGTTGAGGATGGTGATGAGAGATTTCTGAGGGAATGCACTCTCCCAATGGAGTTTGCAGTATCCCACCTCCCCCGTGCCGTCATCCTTGACTCTGCAGTTGATGCAGTATGCCATGGTGCCGACCTTGCACGTGGGGGCATAGCGGGCCTGGATGATAACATAAAGAAGGGCGACACAGTTGCGGTGATGACCCTTAAGGGGGAACTCGTGGCTGTTGGTGAGGCACTGATGCCGTCCCTTGATATTGTGGCCGCAGACAGTGGCCTTGTGATTGAGACAGATAAGGTCTTCATGAAGCCCGGGACCTACCCCCGGATGTGGCGCCAGTCTCTGTAG
- a CDS encoding 30S ribosomal protein S13 has protein sequence MEEEFKHMVRIARKDIDGNKTMENALTSIKGVGKALSRAIIMSAGYDLNQRIGYLSDEEIERLEEAIKNPAKYNIPSWMINRRNDYETGEDKHLIESDLDMCLREDLNRMRKTRSYKGRRHELGLPVRGQRTKSTFRKGSSVGVRRKKR, from the coding sequence ATGGAAGAAGAATTCAAACATATGGTTCGTATTGCCAGAAAGGACATTGATGGTAATAAGACCATGGAAAATGCCCTTACAAGTATAAAGGGCGTTGGAAAGGCTCTTTCAAGGGCAATAATCATGTCAGCAGGATACGATCTTAACCAGAGGATAGGCTACCTTTCAGATGAGGAAATAGAGAGGCTTGAAGAGGCCATAAAGAACCCTGCAAAGTACAACATCCCATCATGGATGATCAACAGGCGTAACGATTACGAGACCGGTGAGGACAAACACCTCATAGAGTCAGACCTTGACATGTGCCTCAGAGAGGACCTGAACCGCATGAGGAAAACAAGAAGCTACAAGGGAAGAAGACACGAACTTGGACTACCTGTCAGGGGACAGAGGACAAAGTCCACATTCAGGAAGGGCTCCTCAGTTGGTGTGAGAAGGAAGAAAAGGTAG
- the rpsD gene encoding 30S ribosomal protein S4: MGHPRKARKKYDTPPHPWNAERIKEENRLVAKYGLKNKKEVWKAETMVRRYRRDARYLLGISGEHTKKEREQLLGHLVRAGILNEGANLEDVLDLTVEDVLRRRLQTLVHKRGLARTVNEARQMVVHGHIALDGRKIDAPGYIVKRGEEDKIGFYPSSPMKKQIEAAQDAE, translated from the coding sequence ATGGGACACCCACGTAAGGCAAGAAAAAAGTATGACACTCCACCTCACCCATGGAACGCTGAAAGAATAAAGGAAGAAAACAGGCTCGTGGCAAAGTACGGCCTCAAGAACAAGAAGGAAGTCTGGAAAGCAGAAACAATGGTGAGGAGATACAGGAGGGATGCAAGGTACCTCCTGGGTATATCAGGTGAACACACAAAGAAGGAGAGGGAACAGCTCCTGGGACACCTTGTGAGGGCAGGAATACTCAACGAGGGCGCAAACCTTGAGGACGTCCTTGACCTCACAGTGGAGGACGTGCTCAGGAGGAGACTCCAGACACTGGTTCACAAGAGGGGACTTGCAAGGACGGTGAACGAGGCCAGACAGATGGTGGTTCACGGCCACATAGCCCTCGACGGCAGGAAAATCGACGCCCCGGGATACATAGTTAAAAGGGGAGAAGAGGACAAAATAGGATTCTACCCATCATCCCCAATGAAAAAACAGATCGAAGCAGCCCAGGACGCTGAATAA
- a CDS encoding 30S ribosomal protein S11 has product MAEKEKWGIANIYSSFNNTIITITDITGAETITQWSGGKVVRADRQESSPFAAMEAATRAADDAKEKGIVGLHIKVRAPGGNGPRTPGPGAQAAIRALARAGMKIGKIEDVTPIPHDGTGRPGGKRGRRV; this is encoded by the coding sequence ATGGCTGAAAAGGAAAAATGGGGAATCGCAAATATTTACTCATCATTCAACAACACAATAATCACCATTACAGACATAACCGGTGCAGAGACCATCACACAGTGGTCCGGTGGTAAGGTTGTGAGGGCTGACCGTCAGGAGTCATCACCCTTCGCTGCCATGGAGGCTGCAACAAGGGCTGCTGATGATGCAAAGGAGAAGGGTATCGTCGGCCTGCACATCAAGGTGAGGGCCCCAGGTGGAAACGGCCCAAGAACACCGGGACCAGGTGCACAGGCAGCCATAAGGGCCCTTGCAAGGGCAGGAATGAAGATAGGCAAAATTGAGGATGTAACTCCCATACCTCATGATGGCACAGGAAGACCTGGAGGTAAGAGGGGAAGAAGGGTCTAA
- a CDS encoding DNA-directed RNA polymerase subunit D, which translates to MDIALKEKTDTEMVFVVTGVTVPFINAIRRICMMEVPKLAIEYVNMYRNDARMFDEVLAHRLGLVPLKADPEFIEGLKMPEECDCEEYCSECSVSFTLKKKGPGVVYSRDLLSETPAVEPVYPDIPLVKLGDEDEVELEAVAQLGVGRDHAKWEPTTACAYKYYPMITFTEECDECLECVDACPRGVLGDESGKPEVLDVENCSMCKSCVRACDKGAIIVGYEEGKFIFRIETDGSVDPQDVLLKACDILRDKAERVITFCEGG; encoded by the coding sequence ATGGATATTGCTCTTAAGGAAAAAACTGATACCGAAATGGTCTTTGTGGTCACTGGCGTAACCGTTCCATTCATAAACGCCATAAGGAGGATCTGCATGATGGAGGTCCCCAAACTGGCAATCGAGTACGTTAACATGTACAGGAACGACGCCAGGATGTTTGATGAGGTACTCGCCCACAGGCTTGGACTGGTACCCCTCAAAGCTGACCCTGAATTCATTGAGGGCCTGAAAATGCCTGAGGAGTGTGACTGTGAGGAATACTGCTCCGAATGCAGTGTATCATTCACACTCAAAAAGAAGGGTCCCGGTGTCGTCTACTCCCGGGATCTTCTATCAGAAACACCTGCAGTTGAACCAGTATATCCCGATATCCCCCTGGTGAAGCTTGGGGATGAGGATGAGGTTGAACTGGAGGCTGTTGCACAGCTCGGCGTGGGAAGGGATCATGCCAAATGGGAGCCCACAACAGCATGCGCATACAAGTACTACCCCATGATAACATTCACAGAGGAATGCGATGAGTGCCTGGAATGTGTGGATGCATGTCCAAGGGGAGTCCTTGGGGATGAATCAGGGAAACCTGAGGTACTTGACGTTGAAAACTGTTCAATGTGCAAGAGCTGTGTGAGGGCATGTGATAAAGGGGCCATAATTGTGGGATATGAGGAAGGCAAGTTCATATTCAGGATAGAGACCGACGGATCAGTTGACCCTCAGGATGTCCTTCTTAAGGCATGTGACATCCTCAGAGACAAGGCTGAAAGGGTAATAACATTTTGTGAAGGAGGCTAA
- a CDS encoding 50S ribosomal protein L18e, translating into MARKITKTNPNLIKLIRNLRKKSSQEGAAIWKDVARRLERPTRNRAAVNISKINRYTDENETVVVPGKVLGSGSLDHKVQVVALSFSQTARDKIEGAGGECLTLGKIVEENPAIKNIRIIE; encoded by the coding sequence ATGGCTAGGAAGATTACCAAGACAAATCCCAATCTCATAAAACTCATACGCAACCTCAGAAAGAAATCATCCCAGGAGGGCGCGGCGATCTGGAAGGACGTTGCAAGGAGGCTTGAAAGACCCACAAGGAACAGGGCCGCGGTTAACATTTCCAAGATAAACAGGTACACAGATGAAAATGAAACCGTCGTTGTACCTGGAAAGGTCCTTGGAAGCGGGAGCCTCGACCATAAGGTTCAGGTTGTCGCCCTATCGTTTTCACAGACAGCCAGGGATAAGATAGAGGGCGCTGGTGGAGAGTGCCTGACACTCGGAAAGATCGTTGAAGAGAATCCAGCCATAAAGAACATCAGGATAATCGAATAA
- a CDS encoding 50S ribosomal protein L13, with amino-acid sequence MIINGEGHILGRLASVVSQKLLEGEEVVVLNAEKIIITGSKQWAYSKYKQRIDRASISNPRRMGPKYPRRPDDIFRRTVRGMLPYRKSRGREAFKGLKAYVGVPREFKDEEMVEIPEARAGNIKKGMELGEISELLGAKF; translated from the coding sequence ATGATCATCAATGGAGAAGGACATATCCTTGGAAGACTGGCAAGCGTGGTCAGCCAGAAACTCCTGGAAGGGGAGGAAGTGGTTGTCCTCAATGCTGAGAAAATCATAATCACAGGCTCAAAGCAGTGGGCATACAGCAAGTACAAGCAGAGGATTGACAGGGCCAGCATATCAAACCCCCGCAGAATGGGTCCAAAGTACCCGAGAAGACCCGATGACATATTCAGAAGAACCGTGAGGGGAATGCTCCCCTACAGGAAATCAAGGGGCAGAGAGGCCTTCAAGGGACTGAAGGCATATGTTGGCGTTCCAAGGGAATTCAAGGACGAAGAAATGGTTGAAATACCTGAGGCAAGGGCAGGTAACATAAAGAAGGGAATGGAGCTTGGAGAGATCTCAGAACTTCTGGGCGCTAAATTCTAA
- a CDS encoding 30S ribosomal protein S9, producing MRKVIHTSGKRKTAIARGTISEGKGRVRINKVPVELYTPELARLKIMEPLQLAGDIVNDVDINIKVVGGGIVGQAEAARMVIARGLVEWTQDMDLKEKFVRYDRTMLVGDPRRSEPKKYGGRGARARRQKSYR from the coding sequence ATGAGGAAGGTTATTCACACAAGCGGCAAAAGGAAAACCGCCATTGCAAGGGGAACCATCAGCGAAGGTAAGGGTAGAGTGAGGATCAATAAGGTGCCTGTGGAACTCTACACCCCTGAACTTGCAAGGCTCAAGATCATGGAACCACTGCAGCTGGCCGGTGACATCGTTAATGATGTGGACATAAACATCAAGGTCGTCGGAGGCGGAATCGTAGGTCAGGCAGAGGCTGCAAGGATGGTCATAGCAAGGGGCCTCGTGGAATGGACACAGGACATGGACCTCAAGGAGAAGTTTGTCAGGTACGACAGGACAATGCTTGTAGGGGACCCCAGGCGTTCAGAGCCCAAGAAGTACGGTGGACGCGGCGCCCGTGCAAGGAGACAGAAGAGTTACAGGTAG
- a CDS encoding DNA-directed RNA polymerase subunit N, giving the protein MIPVRCLSCGKPVSAYFNEYQKRVADGEDPKDVLDDLGLKRYCCRRMLISHVETW; this is encoded by the coding sequence ATGATTCCAGTAAGATGTTTAAGCTGCGGAAAACCGGTATCAGCCTATTTCAATGAGTATCAGAAAAGAGTGGCTGATGGAGAGGACCCAAAGGATGTCCTTGATGACCTGGGTCTTAAGAGGTACTGCTGCAGACGAATGTTAATTTCACATGTTGAGACATGGTAA
- a CDS encoding DNA-directed RNA polymerase subunit K, whose amino-acid sequence MASKKLTRFERARLIGARALQISMGARPQVDIQESLDPVDIARKELEKKVMPLDVRRDK is encoded by the coding sequence ATGGCGTCAAAAAAACTCACACGTTTTGAAAGGGCTAGGTTAATAGGTGCCAGGGCACTCCAGATATCAATGGGTGCAAGGCCCCAGGTTGATATTCAGGAGTCACTGGACCCTGTTGATATAGCCAGGAAGGAACTTGAAAAGAAGGTAATGCCACTGGATGTTAGAAGAGACAAATAA
- the eno gene encoding phosphopyruvate hydratase, with protein sequence MESIIEDVRVRKILDSRGNPTVEVDVITWNGFGRAAAPSGASTGSREVTAFPSGGVDEIITEVEDIISSELIGMDAVDLQDIDLVLKEIDGTENLSSLGGNTVVAVSMATARAAASSYNMPLYRFLGGNLATAIPYPLGNMINGGAHAGENAPDIQEFLVVPVGAEDITEAVFANAAVHKKIRELIQKKDPSFTGGKGDEGGWVPSLSNHDALEIQVTACEEVTDELGVEVRPSLDLAASEFWDPELEKYVYKQEKVQKDTGEQIEFVREIIETYDMYYVEDPFHEGDFEGFAELTSLVGDRCIICGDDIFVTNREILREGIEMGAANAIIIKPNQIGTLTDTYLTVKLARENRYTPVVSHRSGETTDDTIAHLAVAFGAPFIKTGAIGGERIAKLNELIRIQEEIPYSTMAELPF encoded by the coding sequence GTGGAAAGTATAATTGAAGATGTTAGAGTAAGAAAAATTCTTGATAGCAGGGGAAACCCAACGGTTGAGGTTGATGTTATAACCTGGAACGGCTTTGGAAGGGCAGCAGCCCCCAGCGGTGCAAGTACAGGTTCTAGGGAGGTCACCGCCTTCCCATCAGGTGGGGTTGATGAGATCATAACAGAGGTTGAGGATATAATCTCATCAGAACTCATAGGAATGGATGCCGTTGACCTGCAGGACATAGACCTCGTTTTAAAGGAGATTGATGGAACCGAGAACCTTTCATCACTTGGTGGAAACACTGTGGTGGCTGTCTCAATGGCAACCGCCAGGGCGGCTGCGTCATCATACAACATGCCACTCTACAGGTTCCTTGGCGGCAACCTTGCAACCGCCATACCATACCCTCTGGGCAACATGATAAACGGCGGAGCCCATGCCGGAGAGAACGCACCTGATATACAGGAGTTCCTTGTGGTGCCTGTGGGTGCAGAGGACATAACAGAGGCAGTTTTTGCAAATGCAGCAGTCCACAAGAAGATAAGGGAACTAATACAGAAAAAGGACCCCTCCTTCACAGGGGGTAAGGGTGATGAGGGAGGATGGGTGCCAAGCCTATCAAACCATGATGCCCTTGAGATCCAGGTAACCGCTTGTGAGGAGGTCACAGATGAACTCGGCGTTGAGGTCAGGCCATCACTGGACCTTGCAGCAAGTGAATTCTGGGACCCTGAACTTGAAAAGTACGTCTACAAACAGGAGAAGGTCCAGAAGGACACCGGTGAACAGATAGAGTTTGTAAGGGAGATCATCGAGACCTACGACATGTACTATGTTGAGGACCCATTCCATGAGGGCGACTTCGAGGGCTTCGCGGAACTCACATCACTTGTGGGGGACCGCTGCATAATCTGCGGTGACGATATCTTCGTAACCAACAGGGAGATACTCAGAGAGGGCATAGAGATGGGTGCCGCCAATGCAATAATCATTAAACCAAACCAGATAGGTACACTCACAGACACCTACCTGACAGTCAAACTTGCCCGTGAGAACCGTTACACCCCTGTGGTCTCCCACAGGTCAGGTGAGACAACAGATGATACAATAGCCCACCTTGCAGTGGCATTCGGTGCACCATTCATCAAGACAGGTGCCATAGGCGGCGAGAGGATAGCCAAACTGAATGAACTCATACGCATACAGGAAGAGATTCCATATTCCACCATGGCTGAACTGCCATTTTAA
- the rpsB gene encoding 30S ribosomal protein S2, with amino-acid sequence MSELLIPLDKYLAAGLHIGTQQKTADMEKYIYRVRSDGLYVLDIRKTNDRIIAASKFLAKYEPDDILAVSTRQYGQEPVRKFGEVTGARTIPGRFIPGTLTNPNYAKFIEPQVLVATDPRSDSQAIVEAKQIGLPVVALCDTENLLGNVDIAIPVNNKGRKAIALVYWLLARQLLREKGVLKEDEDLDVPPTEFELKI; translated from the coding sequence TTGTCAGAACTACTGATACCACTAGACAAATACCTTGCAGCAGGACTGCACATTGGAACACAGCAGAAGACAGCTGATATGGAGAAATACATCTACCGTGTAAGATCAGATGGACTCTACGTCCTTGATATAAGGAAAACAAATGACAGGATAATAGCGGCCTCAAAGTTCCTTGCAAAGTATGAACCAGACGATATACTGGCCGTATCAACGAGGCAGTATGGACAGGAACCTGTCAGGAAATTCGGTGAGGTGACAGGTGCAAGGACAATACCGGGCAGGTTCATCCCCGGGACACTGACAAACCCCAACTATGCAAAGTTCATTGAACCACAGGTGCTGGTTGCCACTGATCCAAGATCAGATTCACAAGCAATAGTCGAGGCCAAACAGATAGGCCTGCCTGTTGTGGCACTCTGCGACACAGAGAACCTCCTTGGAAATGTTGACATTGCAATACCCGTCAACAACAAGGGTCGTAAGGCCATAGCCCTTGTTTACTGGCTCCTGGCAAGGCAGCTGCTCAGGGAGAAGGGTGTGCTCAAGGAGGATGAGGACCTGGATGTGCCTCCCACTGAATTTGAACTGAAAATTTAG
- the amrB gene encoding AmmeMemoRadiSam system protein B: MKRRPAVAGAFYERDPAALRRRIEWCFNHELGPGGLPARGSARKIKGVIAPHAGYMYSGPVAAHAYHELVSDGIPETFVIICPNHTGMGSGVSLMQRGAWETPLGVVDIDSELAEVIVRESGIIDIDGTAHLGEHSCEVHVPFIQYFTDRFRIVPITMWMQDQETATDVGHAVAAAIERTERDAVVIASTDFTHYSPADVAGSIDSRIIERITEMDDTGMYGVITELNATMCGYGPVAASITASRMLGASECRLLKYATSGDITGDQSSVVGYASLVLRG, encoded by the coding sequence ATGAAAAGAAGACCTGCAGTGGCGGGAGCTTTCTATGAGCGGGACCCTGCAGCGCTCAGAAGACGAATTGAGTGGTGCTTCAACCATGAACTGGGGCCAGGTGGCCTGCCAGCCAGGGGTTCCGCCAGGAAAATAAAGGGGGTGATCGCCCCCCACGCAGGTTACATGTACTCAGGACCTGTGGCAGCCCACGCATACCATGAGCTGGTATCAGACGGTATACCTGAAACATTCGTGATAATCTGCCCCAACCACACAGGCATGGGGTCAGGCGTCTCACTGATGCAGAGGGGAGCATGGGAAACACCCCTCGGTGTCGTGGATATTGACAGTGAACTTGCAGAGGTCATTGTAAGGGAATCCGGTATCATTGATATTGATGGGACAGCCCACCTCGGAGAGCACAGCTGTGAGGTCCATGTACCATTCATCCAGTACTTCACAGATAGATTCAGGATAGTCCCCATCACCATGTGGATGCAGGACCAGGAGACAGCCACAGACGTTGGACATGCAGTGGCTGCAGCGATTGAGAGGACAGAAAGGGACGCGGTTGTCATTGCAAGCACTGACTTCACCCACTACAGCCCCGCCGATGTTGCAGGATCCATTGACAGCAGGATAATTGAGAGGATAACCGAAATGGATGATACAGGCATGTACGGTGTTATAACGGAACTCAATGCAACCATGTGTGGTTACGGGCCAGTGGCCGCCAGCATCACAGCATCCAGGATGCTCGGAGCCAGTGAGTGCAGGCTCCTGAAGTATGCCACGAGTGGTGATATAACAGGGGACCAGAGTTCAGTTGTGGGCTATGCCTCCCTTGTCCTGAGAGGCTGA
- the mvk gene encoding mevalonate kinase: protein MKSRASAPAKAILFGEHAVVYGKPAIAAAVDRRVTVTLGDSSENRVTIPSLGVDFRSESSPRGGILDYVGKTLKLYHDGSPLSIQIEMEIPVGSGLGSSAALTVALIGALDEYHGRESEPEDTAARAHRVELEVQGAASPLDTTVSTYGGLVYLDSQRNVEKVNARLHDLVIAHLDHSGDTAEMVAGVAELRSRFPDVMDGIMDAVEMITMRAYRALMSNSPEPIGDLMNINQGLLDAMGVSTGELSMMVYEARSAGAAGSKITGAGGGGSIIAYCPGCAEDVAEALNRNWNAMKARFSEEGLIR from the coding sequence TTGAAGTCACGGGCATCAGCACCTGCCAAGGCCATTCTTTTTGGTGAACATGCCGTTGTATATGGGAAACCGGCGATTGCAGCTGCAGTAGATAGAAGGGTGACTGTAACCCTAGGGGATTCATCTGAAAACCGGGTTACCATACCATCCCTGGGAGTTGATTTCAGGTCTGAATCCAGCCCAAGGGGAGGTATTCTTGACTACGTTGGGAAAACCCTCAAACTCTACCATGACGGGTCACCACTCAGTATCCAGATCGAAATGGAGATACCGGTGGGGTCGGGCCTTGGCTCATCAGCAGCACTCACAGTTGCACTCATAGGGGCCCTTGATGAATACCATGGAAGGGAATCAGAACCTGAGGATACCGCAGCGAGGGCCCACAGGGTTGAACTCGAAGTCCAGGGAGCCGCAAGTCCCCTTGACACCACAGTGAGCACATATGGCGGTCTGGTGTACCTTGACAGTCAGAGGAATGTGGAAAAGGTTAATGCGCGGCTTCATGATCTTGTAATAGCGCACCTGGACCATTCAGGTGACACCGCAGAGATGGTTGCAGGAGTCGCAGAGCTCCGAAGCAGATTCCCGGATGTCATGGATGGAATCATGGATGCAGTTGAGATGATAACCATGAGGGCATACAGGGCACTTATGAGTAACAGCCCGGAACCCATAGGGGACCTTATGAACATAAACCAGGGGCTCCTTGACGCCATGGGCGTGTCCACAGGGGAACTTTCAATGATGGTCTATGAGGCCAGGAGTGCAGGTGCAGCCGGCTCCAAGATCACAGGTGCCGGGGGAGGCGGAAGCATAATAGCATACTGCCCTGGCTGCGCAGAAGATGTTGCTGAGGCCCTTAACAGGAACTGGAATGCAATGAAGGCCAGGTTTTCAGAAGAGGGCCTGATCAGGTAA